From the genome of Tachysurus vachellii isolate PV-2020 chromosome 2, HZAU_Pvac_v1, whole genome shotgun sequence, one region includes:
- the med9 gene encoding mediator of RNA polymerase II transcription subunit 9 — MATPVSVVDDTEDYSFLPLIHDIIKCMDKDNQDVHTEINKLRQRIQDTREQILAMPGIDLSSEVQQNKLHTLRDQVRTKNQLLHKYKGLCMFDIPKPS; from the exons ATGGCGACTCCCGTGTCGGTGGTAGACGATACAGAAGATTACTCGTTTTTGCCGCTTATACACGACATTATCAAATG CATGGACAAAGACAACCAGGATGTACACACTGAGATCAACAAGTTAAGGCAGAGGATCCAGGACACACGTGAACAGATCTTGGCCATGCCTGGTATCGACCTCAGCTCTGAGGTGCAGCAGAACAAACTTCACACCCTGAGAGATCAAGTTCGCACCAAGAATCAGCTGTTACACAAATACAAGGGCTTGTGTATGTTCGACATCCCTAAACCCTCCTGA